A window of Pseudomonadota bacterium genomic DNA:
CCCTCAAAACGAGGGGGATGCAGATGAGAATATTGAAGAGGAAGAAAGCTTTGCCTTGCTATTCGAAAAAAACAGCAGGCTCCCCGGACGTCTTGAGCCCGGCCAAAAGGTTATTTCCAGGGTAGTCAGTATTTCAGGGGATTTTGTTTATGTTGACATGGACGGAAAAAGTGAAGGCGCGATAGACCTCAAGGAGTTCAAAAATGAAAAAGGGGATTATTCAATCCGGATAGGCGATGAGATTGAGGCTTTTTTTGCATCTTTCCAAAATGGTGTGAAAAGACTTACAACCATGAAACACGGTCTTTCTATACTTAGCCTCAGCGGTATCCGGGATGCTTATGATGCTAATTTGCCTGTAAGTGGAAAGGTTTCCGGTGAGCTGAAAGGAGGCTTTGAGGTATATGTCGGCGGCAAGGTGCGATGTTTCTGCCCGTTCTCTCAAATTGATCTAAAGGGAAATCATGAAAAAGAAACATATCTTGGCCAGGTATTTTCTTTTAAAGTTGTTGAGTACGAAGAAAATGGTCGCAATATTATACTTTCAAGAAGAGCCCTTTTGGAAGAAGAGCGACAGATTGAACGCGACAGGATTAAACAGACACTTGAAGTGGGGATGGAGGTTGCCGGAACAATCCGTTCTATCCAAAAATTCGGTGCCTTTATCGACCTTGGCGGCATTGATGGACTTATTCCGCTGAGTGAGATTGGATGGGGCAGAACCGAGAACACAGAAGATGTGCTGTCTGTCGGCCAGGAGGTTACAGTAAAGATTATATCCATTGACTGGGAAAAAAACCGACTTACCTTAAGCCTCAAGGCTACTCAATCAGACCCTTTTTTAAGTGCAGCAGAGAAATATCCCGTTGACAGTCTGGTTCATGGGACTATTGTGCGACTTACGCCCTTTGGCGCTTTTGTGAATCTTGAACCGGGGGTGGATGGATTAATTCATATCTCGAGGCTTGGCGCAGGAAGGCGGATTAAACACCCCAAGGAAGTTGTTGAAGAGGGTCAGGTTGTGGATGCTTATGTATATGAAGTTGACCCGAAGAATAAGAGAATATCCCTTTCCATGGAGTCAAGACAGAAATATGAAGCCGCTGTCCTGCCCAAGATTGGTGATATACTTGACGGTGTTGTTGAAAAGGTGCTGCCGTCCGGTATAATCTTAAGATTGAATGACGGGA
This region includes:
- a CDS encoding S1 RNA-binding domain-containing protein, whose translation is MLEKIEMNPQNEGDADENIEEEESFALLFEKNSRLPGRLEPGQKVISRVVSISGDFVYVDMDGKSEGAIDLKEFKNEKGDYSIRIGDEIEAFFASFQNGVKRLTTMKHGLSILSLSGIRDAYDANLPVSGKVSGELKGGFEVYVGGKVRCFCPFSQIDLKGNHEKETYLGQVFSFKVVEYEENGRNIILSRRALLEEERQIERDRIKQTLEVGMEVAGTIRSIQKFGAFIDLGGIDGLIPLSEIGWGRTENTEDVLSVGQEVTVKIISIDWEKNRLTLSLKATQSDPFLSAAEKYPVDSLVHGTIVRLTPFGAFVNLEPGVDGLIHISRLGAGRRIKHPKEVVEEGQVVDAYVYEVDPKNKRISLSMESRQKYEAAVLPKIGDILDGVVEKVLPSGIILRLNDGMTGFIPNSEVGTLRGTNHNRMFPVGTGMQVIVKEVDSARNRVTLSRSGVSEKLEQEELNQYMNKVVNDEKTDNRLGSLGELLRAAMDKNKKTG